One Lycium barbarum isolate Lr01 chromosome 5, ASM1917538v2, whole genome shotgun sequence genomic window carries:
- the LOC132639557 gene encoding uncharacterized protein LOC132639557: protein MDFYADVVIFTWYQSRFLVLIIGFIDYTCVRPTEDSPQIRQWDRCNNLVISWLTNSLTPDIAESVQHSDTAESIWKQLNNKYGIVSGTKVFEIKKELASTSQGCLNITSYFNKLKKLWDELRFMCVSKGSSSCTCDAKAELKKEDEENRLH from the exons ATGGACTTTTATGCTGATGTTGTTATCttcacatggtatcagagcag GTTTCTGGTGTTGATTATCG GGTTTATTGATTATACATGTGTTAGACCTACTGAGGATTCTCCTCAGATTAGACAATGGGACAGGTGTAACAATTTGGTTATTTCATGGCTTACCAACTCTTTAACCCCAGACATTGCTGAAAGTGTTCAACATTCTGACACTGCTGAGAGTATTTGGAAACAATTGAATAACAAATATGGTATTGTTAGTGGTACAAAGGTTTTTGAAATAAAAAAGGAGCTAGCCTCCACTTCTCAAGGGTGCTTGAACATAACTTCATATTTTAACAAGTTAAAGAAACTGTGGGATGAGCTTAGGTTTATGTGTGTGTCTAAGGGCAGTAGTTCTTGCACTTGTGATGCTAAGGCTGAACTTAAGAAGGAAGATGAGGAAAACAGGTTGCATTAG